The Pseudomonadota bacterium region CCTGCTCCGCGACCGGCACGCCGGTGATCGCGGCGAACACCACCTGGCCCGGGCCCTTCGCGGCCACGAAGTTCTGGTAGAAGTGCTCGGAGGAGAAGAGGTGCTCGGGGTGCAGGCCGCACGCGATGTTCCACTTGTTGAAGTCGTCCGCGACCGCCGGCTCCGAGAACAGCCCCTCGCCGTCCTCCATGGAGCAGTCGTCCTCGTCGGTCACGACGAGCAGCATGAGCAGGTGGCCCTCGACGAGGAAAGCCTCCTGATCGTCGCGGGTCAGTGCCCGGTTCAATGACGCGAGCTGCTGCTCGAAGCCGCAGCCCGAGGTGCCCTGATCCATGAGGCAGGTCGCCTGCGTGATGAGCGCGGCGTTCGGCGCCGCGGCCGTGGTCTCGGCCCAATCGCCCGTCAGGTTCGGGCACGCCACGTCCGTCGAGCCGTCCGTGTGGCACACACCCACGAAGGTCTCTTCGTCGATCCCGGCGCACGTCCACCCGTCCGGGCACTGCGCCGCGGACTCGTCACACGGGATGGCGTCGTTGTCGAGCGCGATGCTCTCGGTCACGATCTGCCGGAAAATGCCGTTGTCGCCGAACCCCTCGCAGCTGGCCGGGACGTCGTCCGGCCAGAACTCGTCGTTGTTCACGCCGTCCGAGGAGAAGCCCATGTCCGACGTGACGACCGCGATCCGGATCTCGTCGACCGCGTCCCAGCCGGACGTCGACAAGGGGTTCGCGAGCGCGGCGACGAGCGAGTAGACGGAGGTGCTCAGGATCGCCTGCTCCTGCATCATGGACGATGAGTTGTCCACCATCACGAGCATGTCGAGGCCGGTGAAGTCGATCGGCGGATCCGTGTCCCAGTCCGTGTCCGTGTCGGCGTCGGTATCGGTCCCGCCGTCCGCGCCGTCGTCGTACTCCTCGACGTTGTCGCAGGCCGCGAGCCCGAGCCCGAGCCCGAGCGCGGCGAAGAGCGTCCATCCCGTGAGCTTCGCATTCATGAGGTCACCTCCTTGTTCATCCTACCCCAGTCATGGCGCGGCCGGGGCTTTTCCTTCCGCGCTCTCCGGGTGATCGGCCAGGATGTCGCGGAGCAGGGAGCGGGCGCGCGGCGAGAGCACCGGATCCCCCGCGGAGGCCACGTCGCGGTAGACGGCGGCCGCTTCGCCCCAGCGGAGCTGCTTGCGCAGGCAGTCCGCGAGCAGGGAGCGGGCCTCGACGTCGGACGGTGTGCGGCCGAGCCGCGCGCGCAGCTCGGCTTCGGCGTCCGCGAACTGGCCGCCGACGATCCACGCCCGCAGCGTCTCGATGCCCGGGGCCGCGGCGCCGAGCGGGGCCGCGACTCGAGCGGGACGGCTCGCCGGGGCGACGCCGGGCAGGGGCTCGGCCGGGATCTCGGGCACGGGCGCTCCCGCCGCGACCTCGGCCTCCCGCTCCGGGAACACGCGCCGATCGCCGGCGGCGAGCCTGCCGACCACCGAGCCTTCGCGCGAGATCTCCACGGTGCCGGATCGCACGATCACGTCGACGCCGCGCGGGCTCGCGATCGCGACCGTGAAGCGCGTCCCGGTCACCCGGACGCGGTAGTCGTCCGCGTCGACCAGGAACTCCCGGCCGGCCCCGCGCTTCTCGACGGCGCACGTGGCGGATCCGGAGTCGAGGCGAACGCGCGTGACCGTTTCCGTGATCTGCACCAGCGCGAAC contains the following coding sequences:
- a CDS encoding FecR domain-containing protein, which gives rise to MRRCDLLERFLDRRLGTGDAADFEAHLADCRECAATVERWRGAARDLADASPLRSAAVPTQAEARRLVEMASARPARSGRTRLAVAAAAALVLGGAIAIALIARPLEPARSADVPAIEGTLFAGTGARALDAALLLKAGFTVPNDGRANLRIGNDTIDFSSGSKFALVQITETVTRVRLDSGSATCAVEKRGAGREFLVDADDYRVRVTGTRFTVAIASPRGVDVIVRSGTVEISREGSVVGRLAAGDRRVFPEREAEVAAGAPVPEIPAEPLPGVAPASRPARVAAPLGAAAPGIETLRAWIVGGQFADAEAELRARLGRTPSDVEARSLLADCLRKQLRWGEAAAVYRDVASAGDPVLSPRARSLLRDILADHPESAEGKAPAAP